A region of Nostoc sp. 'Peltigera membranacea cyanobiont' N6 DNA encodes the following proteins:
- a CDS encoding GNAT family N-acetyltransferase produces the protein MKEISRLQIREDDLTGKNIADLLREHLENMHEITPPGSVHALDIEALRSPDITFWTAWDGEELLGCGALKELDSRSGEIKSMRTVKAHRRRGVASKILEQIIKEAQRRGYDCLNLETGVIPEFASARALYTRYGFEYRGPFGEYIDDPNSVFMTKKLA, from the coding sequence ATGAAGGAAATAAGCCGATTGCAAATTCGTGAAGATGACTTGACAGGTAAAAATATTGCTGACCTTCTGAGGGAACATCTCGAAAATATGCATGAGATTACCCCACCCGGAAGTGTTCATGCTCTTGATATAGAGGCATTGCGTTCCCCTGATATTACTTTTTGGACGGCTTGGGATGGCGAAGAACTGCTTGGATGCGGGGCATTGAAAGAACTAGATTCAAGAAGCGGTGAAATTAAATCAATGCGTACCGTCAAGGCTCACCGACGTAGGGGTGTCGCCTCAAAGATTCTGGAACAGATTATTAAAGAAGCCCAACGGCGTGGTTACGATTGCTTGAATTTAGAAACAGGGGTAATTCCAGAATTTGCTTCAGCACGAGCCTTGTATACACGGTATGGGTTTGAGTACCGAGGCCCCTTTGGTGAATACATTGATGACCCGAACAGCGTATTTATGACGAAAAAGCTTGCTTGA
- a CDS encoding DUF1392 domain-containing protein, translating into MIDNINALQTSWYLSPPWRGTIPPVAVNLLERVFLRTTRTFGYCCGMQWKHECWIYSIDCGKEILHATQNQIIGTGELETITVQKPAFVLGQRVILCSHDKGTKQRLVLGIALVHNSWFYMVELMSPTLIKTPTISNRFSLVGEKSLVRVNV; encoded by the coding sequence ATGATTGACAACATTAACGCACTTCAAACAAGTTGGTATCTTTCTCCACCTTGGCGTGGAACAATTCCACCTGTTGCAGTTAATTTACTGGAGAGAGTTTTCCTACGCACAACAAGAACATTTGGTTACTGCTGCGGTATGCAATGGAAACACGAATGTTGGATTTATTCAATTGATTGCGGTAAAGAAATACTCCACGCTACACAAAATCAAATCATCGGAACTGGAGAGTTAGAAACCATCACTGTGCAAAAACCTGCTTTTGTTCTAGGGCAAAGAGTGATCCTCTGCTCTCACGACAAAGGAACAAAGCAACGGCTGGTTTTGGGGATTGCGCTGGTGCATAATTCTTGGTTTTACATGGTTGAATTGATGTCGCCAACGTTAATTAAGACACCGACTATATCGAATCGCTTCTCCCTGGTTGGTGAAAAAAGTTTGGTGCGGGTAAATGTTTAA
- a CDS encoding peptidase M15 yields the protein MIFCTQKFLFLEGIPNIPDNPDLAIASDKSLCEQVLEPIQQAFGRISIRSGYRSSAVNAKGAENKNQYNCASNASNYAVHIWDVADAQGYMGATACIIVNSFIDYYEKTADWTALAWWIHDYIDYYNSITFFPKYAAFNIGWSENPECKKLYIYSYIPNPYTSKKGYLTRLGAENYSGSHKQFYEKLTTQLAITL from the coding sequence GTGATTTTCTGCACTCAGAAATTTCTCTTTCTTGAAGGGATTCCAAATATACCAGATAATCCTGATTTGGCGATCGCCTCCGACAAAAGTCTTTGTGAACAAGTTCTAGAACCAATTCAACAAGCTTTCGGAAGAATCAGCATTCGCTCTGGATATCGATCATCTGCTGTCAATGCTAAAGGTGCAGAAAACAAAAACCAGTACAATTGTGCTAGTAACGCATCTAACTATGCAGTTCATATCTGGGATGTTGCAGACGCTCAGGGTTATATGGGTGCTACAGCCTGCATTATTGTGAATTCTTTCATTGATTATTATGAGAAAACTGCCGATTGGACAGCCTTAGCATGGTGGATTCACGATTACATTGATTATTACAATTCAATCACCTTTTTTCCTAAGTATGCTGCGTTCAATATCGGTTGGTCTGAAAATCCCGAATGCAAAAAACTATACATTTACAGCTATATCCCTAATCCTTACACAAGCAAAAAGGGATATTTAACACGTTTAGGCGCGGAAAATTATTCAGGTTCACATAAACAGTTTTATGAAAAGTTGACAACGCAGTTAGCTATTACACTTTAA
- the arr gene encoding NAD(+)--rifampin ADP-ribosyltransferase: protein MAKCYEDLSDPDKARKNYKLATSSKDKPSDKGPFYHGTKADLQVGDLLTAGGSSNYKLELKMNHIYFTALVNGAGLAAALAKGDNRERVYIVEPTGEFENDPNVTDKKFPGNPTRSYRSQAPLKIVGEVTDWVRQTPEELRKWREKLTNNKGEIMN, encoded by the coding sequence ATTGCCAAATGCTATGAGGACTTAAGCGACCCTGACAAGGCAAGAAAGAATTATAAATTAGCAACTTCGTCTAAGGATAAACCTTCTGACAAAGGCCCCTTTTATCATGGAACGAAAGCAGATTTGCAGGTTGGCGATTTGCTGACAGCAGGAGGCAGTTCTAATTACAAACTTGAACTCAAAATGAATCACATTTATTTCACAGCCCTTGTCAATGGGGCGGGACTAGCTGCTGCATTAGCAAAAGGCGATAACCGTGAACGTGTTTATATCGTTGAACCAACAGGGGAGTTTGAAAATGACCCGAATGTTACAGACAAAAAATTTCCCGGCAATCCGACACGCTCATATCGCTCCCAAGCACCATTAAAAATCGTTGGCGAAGTCACAGATTGGGTGAGACAAACACCTGAAGAACTCCGAAAATGGCGTGAAAAGTTGACCAATAACAAAGGAGAAATTATGAATTAA
- a CDS encoding dynamin family protein gives MQQSLISEGNASKAKTQKIFDELDALTNVDEHLQFAGNIIQRVEISNIVRDEIKQRINHIQKRRTDPNLYLAVIGEFSSGKSTFINALLRDELLKTSVLPTTSAATKLRYGSDLEVEVRLQGTKPGIFKTNGKSKKITVSWLPGVKGIDNREFIHVLTAKDEVAKDVVELTITHPAPFLGNGIVIIDTPGTNATNSLHATVTSKVVENEADAAIVIVPATIPLSQSLASFLSSSLGPFLHRCVFVITRFDQIRQREQSQLLNDLRSRLVEQLGIKPPILYTCSAQVVIDDITGEEEVQPHLIVWKERFEQLESLLVNRLCRERSLAISENVLRLLTRLLEQLDGQLRSQWADYKQRQAAIEREIIPDLASFTTQEQHICQKILDDGISTTTAKVNQCVAQHQEETISKIRSAIFNAQDLQALEKVVKTEAEVLLKLSQESLHKQLQQTTEHISQVVIQAGQQFDRKFSEAYSRLQSLGGHIEATSIDQGSIQINTSSVFASMQSLQQEMDSKDGYLAMGGLAAGAVIGSAILPIVGTVVGGFIGLIASSGIFASLDKRKQQLWEQLRPGLDAHFEAVRVQARQEVDKYAQSITSALSQRIDKYMARYKATIDEILNEQKLELRRLTNLQTNMETDLQEIERRRQSLTLQQQRLAAVEVK, from the coding sequence ATGCAACAGTCATTGATATCTGAAGGGAATGCATCTAAAGCTAAAACGCAAAAGATTTTTGATGAATTAGATGCTTTAACGAATGTTGACGAACACTTGCAGTTTGCTGGTAACATCATTCAGCGAGTGGAAATTTCTAATATAGTGCGTGACGAAATAAAACAGCGCATTAACCATATTCAGAAGCGACGCACTGATCCTAATCTTTATCTAGCAGTTATAGGTGAATTCTCCAGTGGTAAGAGTACATTTATCAATGCCTTACTACGTGATGAATTACTAAAAACATCAGTTTTGCCAACAACATCTGCTGCTACCAAACTACGTTACGGTAGCGATTTAGAAGTGGAGGTACGTCTTCAAGGTACTAAACCAGGAATTTTTAAAACTAATGGTAAAAGCAAAAAAATTACAGTCTCCTGGTTGCCAGGAGTCAAGGGTATTGATAATCGAGAGTTTATTCACGTCCTGACTGCCAAAGATGAAGTTGCTAAAGACGTGGTGGAACTTACTATTACCCACCCAGCTCCCTTTTTGGGCAATGGCATTGTAATTATTGATACACCAGGAACTAATGCCACCAATTCGCTACATGCAACAGTCACTAGTAAAGTAGTAGAAAATGAAGCAGACGCAGCAATTGTTATTGTGCCTGCAACTATACCTTTATCCCAAAGCCTAGCCAGTTTTCTGAGTAGTTCACTAGGCCCATTCCTCCATCGTTGTGTATTTGTAATTACACGTTTCGACCAAATACGACAGCGAGAACAGAGTCAACTATTAAACGACTTGCGATCACGTCTTGTAGAGCAACTTGGAATTAAACCACCCATTTTGTATACTTGTTCCGCTCAGGTAGTAATAGATGACATTACTGGTGAAGAAGAAGTACAACCACATTTAATAGTTTGGAAAGAGCGGTTTGAGCAGCTAGAAAGCTTGCTAGTTAACCGCTTATGTCGTGAGCGTTCTCTGGCAATATCAGAAAATGTCTTGCGTCTGCTGACGAGATTATTAGAGCAGTTAGATGGACAGTTGCGATCGCAGTGGGCGGATTATAAGCAGCGTCAAGCAGCAATTGAGCGCGAAATTATCCCGGATCTGGCTTCATTCACTACTCAAGAACAGCATATTTGCCAGAAAATACTTGATGATGGCATTTCAACGACGACTGCAAAGGTAAATCAATGTGTTGCCCAACATCAAGAGGAAACTATCTCGAAAATACGCAGTGCTATATTTAATGCCCAAGATTTGCAAGCACTTGAGAAGGTAGTCAAAACTGAAGCAGAGGTACTTCTCAAGCTCTCTCAAGAGAGTCTGCACAAGCAGCTACAACAGACAACTGAACATATCTCACAAGTAGTAATCCAAGCAGGTCAGCAGTTTGATCGCAAGTTTTCTGAAGCTTATAGCCGACTCCAAAGCTTAGGAGGTCACATTGAGGCTACGAGTATTGACCAAGGTAGTATTCAAATTAATACATCTAGTGTATTTGCTTCCATGCAATCTCTTCAGCAAGAGATGGACTCTAAGGATGGTTATTTAGCAATGGGAGGATTGGCTGCTGGTGCAGTTATAGGTAGCGCCATTCTACCAATTGTTGGCACAGTCGTAGGTGGGTTTATTGGTCTAATTGCATCCTCTGGAATATTTGCTTCTTTGGATAAACGTAAGCAGCAACTCTGGGAACAACTCCGTCCGGGTCTGGATGCTCACTTTGAGGCTGTTAGAGTTCAAGCACGACAAGAAGTAGACAAGTATGCACAAAGCATTACTTCTGCCCTCTCACAGAGGATTGACAAATATATGGCGCGGTATAAAGCAACTATTGATGAAATTTTGAATGAACAGAAATTAGAATTGCGGCGTTTGACTAACCTACAAACAAATATGGAGACAGATTTACAGGAAATCGAACGACGGCGACAGTCTTTAACCCTACAACAGCAAAGATTAGCAGCAGTTGAGGTTAAATGA
- a CDS encoding helix-turn-helix domain-containing protein translates to MAEKKISNKELAELSGIHPTSISKLKNADEIEQISGRVLNSLCNGLTKAYQAAGDNRIITPGDLFDYTFDHDGDPTTGDIQSKGLQKAENEQLSNPGKPAKPNTQVLWLTHNKEAS, encoded by the coding sequence ATGGCAGAGAAGAAAATCAGCAATAAAGAACTTGCTGAACTTTCGGGTATCCACCCAACGTCCATTTCAAAACTGAAAAACGCTGATGAAATTGAACAGATCAGTGGGAGAGTTTTAAACAGTTTATGTAATGGTTTAACAAAGGCGTATCAAGCCGCAGGTGATAACCGAATAATTACACCTGGGGATTTGTTTGACTACACTTTTGATCATGATGGCGACCCTACAACTGGGGATATTCAATCAAAAGGTTTACAAAAAGCCGAAAATGAGCAATTATCTAATCCTGGTAAACCAGCTAAACCTAATACTCAGGTATTATGGTTAACACATAATAAGGAGGCATCATAA
- a CDS encoding alpha-ketoglutarate-dependent dioxygenase AlkB family protein, whose protein sequence is MQQLNLFTESTPVLPITYYPDFLSQELANELYQHCLKLEWQQNQIRIMGKTMPVPRLECIYGDYGCDYLYSNSVFLKPLTWTEKLAYLRDRITALTGYKFRIVIGNQYRSGQDSIGWHSDNEQSMGINPAIASVSLGSCRKFQIKPRNGKATDFWLEHGSLLVMHPGCQSTHLHQVPKTNKVVSTRINLTFRPHTGGGR, encoded by the coding sequence ATGCAACAACTGAATTTATTCACTGAATCAACCCCAGTTTTACCTATCACTTACTACCCCGATTTCTTAAGTCAGGAACTTGCAAACGAACTCTACCAACACTGCTTGAAACTGGAGTGGCAGCAGAACCAAATCAGGATCATGGGTAAAACAATGCCTGTCCCCCGCCTGGAGTGCATTTACGGGGACTACGGCTGCGATTATCTCTACTCCAACAGCGTATTTTTGAAACCCCTGACTTGGACAGAAAAACTCGCTTACTTGCGGGACAGAATCACTGCGCTAACTGGTTACAAATTCCGTATCGTCATCGGAAATCAGTACCGCAGTGGACAGGATTCGATTGGCTGGCACTCCGACAATGAGCAATCAATGGGTATAAATCCAGCTATCGCATCAGTGAGTCTGGGATCATGTCGCAAATTCCAAATCAAACCGAGAAATGGCAAAGCAACGGATTTCTGGCTGGAACACGGCAGTTTGCTTGTGATGCACCCTGGCTGTCAGTCTACACATCTGCACCAAGTCCCCAAAACCAACAAAGTTGTTAGCACCCGTATCAATCTGACTTTTCGACCGCACACCGGAGGCGGGAGATAA
- a CDS encoding SAM-dependent methyltransferase, protein MSEIPEIKEEVCRTALVMAVKRAIETDRTDQLFNDSLAAQLAGETGQSWRKKWEQKDNGNPLGSELRVQFVAVRTRFFDDFILSVLPEVQQVVFLGVGLDTRAFRLPFPPQTRLYELDLPELTQYREAILLDLPAKCHRQAITADLTQPWSHLLLQKGFEVEAPTLWIMEGLLMYLNEVEVNELLKMISQLSADGSYLGADLVSVKSWQVGAKHQNGLISKHWRFGTDEPEQLFAAHNWNASVIQPGEIRANYGRYAAELTPREIKGMRRSFLVTARKESITL, encoded by the coding sequence ATGAGTGAAATACCTGAGATCAAAGAGGAGGTTTGCCGCACAGCCTTAGTAATGGCAGTTAAACGTGCAATAGAAACCGATAGGACAGATCAGTTGTTTAATGATTCACTCGCAGCACAATTAGCTGGAGAAACAGGCCAATCTTGGCGAAAGAAATGGGAACAAAAGGACAATGGCAACCCCCTTGGTAGTGAGCTTCGTGTCCAGTTTGTTGCAGTCCGTACTCGTTTTTTTGACGACTTTATTCTGTCTGTGCTGCCTGAAGTTCAGCAAGTAGTATTTCTAGGAGTTGGGTTAGACACAAGAGCATTTCGTCTACCTTTTCCGCCTCAGACTCGTTTGTATGAACTAGATTTACCAGAATTAACCCAGTACAGAGAAGCAATCCTGCTAGATTTACCAGCCAAGTGTCATCGTCAGGCGATCACTGCTGATTTAACACAACCCTGGTCACATCTGCTTTTGCAAAAAGGCTTTGAGGTTGAAGCCCCAACACTTTGGATAATGGAAGGGCTATTAATGTACCTGAATGAAGTGGAAGTTAATGAGTTACTCAAAATGATTAGTCAGTTGAGTGCAGACGGTAGCTACTTGGGAGCTGATTTAGTCAGTGTCAAGTCATGGCAGGTTGGGGCTAAACATCAGAATGGATTGATTAGCAAGCACTGGCGTTTCGGTACAGACGAACCAGAACAGTTGTTTGCTGCTCACAACTGGAATGCTTCAGTAATTCAACCAGGAGAAATCAGAGCAAATTATGGACGATATGCTGCCGAATTGACCCCACGCGAAATCAAAGGTATGCGGCGTTCTTTTTTGGTTACAGCGAGGAAAGAATCGATAACTTTATAG
- a CDS encoding dynamin family protein, which yields MPIDQKLLKQLSARKAVEPENIQALVRSIHRKPALREWVTLESVALIPVPVKRGNYWGIVSLLAVPKPLEDGAVGWFTPWGAVEWAYPDRKISQMIDLRLREDTAALRTSEIINDVTLSPIERSLQEKTLFGALEQLVVNPSEDKTILAHLAAYYAQLLPAAMYPYYWALIPASKEWLHPRVSKLTLSMTEDLIVTTTPTDLSDCIDSWLRKCLNLANSFSIPQIVSELQAIESRLRLPGFRLAFVGEFSRGKSTLLNRLLERDVLPIGVLPTTATVTAIAAGTENCMAVISGSKHQEVRSLDESSWKDLLATNNTGQDQEVLAQVRITLTHSWLQTLDAEFIDTPGAADLNTHRAALVFDLLSQCDAAVLVVSANLPFSMTEAAFLEQEVIGRHIPRILVVVSKLDSIPQEQRADVIAVIKERVARVSAAIPVLPSYPVDEFTSEFEALEAVRSHIGAMVAQGDRQAWRSQKVAGQLIDALNTLMDFGQTAIASTQMTVAEREKALHKAKTAMRTAKLEWEKICLELDRRRIQREQTLQQKILNVKAELMETLCLELSKTTHPKSWWEIDLPFRMRRELLALGRKAEDFLLKATAQDFQWLQSEVSQVFSTQITQSANNVPGMQEITSNLQDLEISPIQHYRLLTRIGSGAALIGSYLLGGPAAVAIAVSLGAGLLSEQILNSKVEEQRQTIKTELERAVDKVFDKYYSQVSERLRQLYHQIVEDTKREQVVWQSAQTTAVEVSSIESDQKPWQQMINEASTLKQQILITADSAGSIH from the coding sequence ATGCCAATTGATCAAAAATTACTTAAGCAACTCTCAGCCAGAAAAGCTGTAGAGCCAGAAAATATCCAGGCTTTAGTTCGTAGTATCCATCGAAAACCAGCTTTGCGGGAGTGGGTAACTTTAGAGTCAGTAGCACTGATTCCAGTTCCTGTGAAGCGAGGTAATTATTGGGGAATTGTTTCACTGCTAGCCGTTCCTAAACCTCTAGAAGATGGCGCAGTAGGATGGTTTACCCCTTGGGGTGCAGTTGAATGGGCTTATCCAGACAGAAAAATTTCCCAGATGATTGACCTACGCCTGCGAGAAGACACAGCTGCACTACGGACTAGCGAAATCATCAACGATGTCACACTGAGTCCAATAGAACGTTCTCTTCAGGAAAAAACCTTGTTTGGTGCATTAGAACAACTAGTTGTTAATCCATCTGAAGACAAAACAATTTTGGCTCACTTGGCTGCATACTATGCCCAACTACTACCAGCAGCAATGTATCCCTACTACTGGGCTTTAATTCCTGCTAGCAAAGAGTGGTTGCATCCTAGAGTATCAAAACTAACTTTGTCCATGACTGAGGATTTGATAGTAACCACAACACCTACCGATCTAAGCGATTGCATTGACTCTTGGTTACGTAAATGTCTCAATCTAGCTAACTCTTTTTCTATTCCACAAATAGTTTCTGAACTGCAAGCAATTGAGTCTCGTCTGCGCCTTCCTGGTTTTCGTCTAGCCTTTGTGGGGGAATTTAGTCGGGGTAAAAGCACACTGCTGAATCGCTTGTTGGAGCGGGATGTGCTGCCGATTGGTGTATTACCAACTACGGCAACTGTAACTGCGATCGCAGCAGGAACAGAAAACTGTATGGCAGTTATTTCAGGCAGTAAGCATCAGGAAGTGCGATCGCTAGATGAATCTTCTTGGAAAGATTTATTAGCCACAAATAATACTGGACAAGATCAAGAAGTCTTGGCTCAAGTCCGCATAACTTTAACGCATTCCTGGTTGCAAACACTTGATGCTGAATTCATTGATACACCAGGAGCCGCAGACCTAAATACTCATCGTGCCGCTCTTGTATTTGATTTACTGAGTCAATGTGATGCCGCAGTTCTCGTAGTCAGTGCTAATTTGCCTTTTAGTATGACAGAAGCGGCTTTTCTGGAGCAAGAAGTCATTGGCAGACACATTCCCCGAATTTTGGTAGTTGTCTCCAAGTTAGACAGTATTCCCCAAGAGCAAAGAGCAGATGTGATTGCTGTTATCAAGGAACGAGTAGCTAGAGTTTCAGCAGCTATACCAGTTTTGCCATCTTATCCAGTTGATGAATTTACTTCTGAGTTTGAGGCGTTAGAGGCTGTACGCTCTCATATTGGGGCGATGGTAGCACAGGGGGATCGTCAAGCATGGCGTAGCCAAAAAGTAGCTGGGCAACTTATTGATGCACTCAATACTTTGATGGATTTTGGGCAAACTGCGATCGCATCTACCCAGATGACTGTTGCAGAAAGAGAAAAGGCACTACACAAAGCAAAAACCGCAATGCGAACTGCCAAACTTGAATGGGAAAAAATTTGTCTAGAGTTGGATCGGCGGCGCATCCAGCGTGAGCAAACTTTGCAGCAGAAAATTCTCAATGTCAAAGCTGAACTAATGGAAACGCTGTGCTTGGAATTGAGTAAGACAACTCATCCTAAGTCTTGGTGGGAGATTGATTTACCTTTCCGAATGCGGCGTGAGTTACTGGCGCTAGGACGTAAAGCAGAAGATTTCTTACTCAAGGCTACTGCTCAAGATTTTCAGTGGCTACAGAGTGAAGTATCTCAGGTATTTTCTACCCAAATTACTCAGTCCGCAAATAATGTTCCAGGTATGCAGGAGATTACTTCTAATTTGCAAGATTTAGAAATATCTCCTATCCAGCACTATCGCTTATTAACTAGAATTGGCAGTGGTGCTGCTTTAATTGGTAGTTATTTACTGGGAGGCCCGGCAGCCGTGGCAATAGCTGTCAGTCTTGGCGCTGGACTTTTAAGCGAGCAAATTCTCAACAGTAAGGTTGAGGAACAACGACAAACGATTAAGACAGAATTGGAACGTGCTGTTGACAAAGTTTTTGATAAATATTATAGCCAAGTATCTGAGCGTCTGCGCCAGTTATATCACCAAATAGTTGAAGACACAAAACGCGAACAAGTTGTTTGGCAATCTGCACAGACTACTGCTGTTGAAGTTAGCAGTATTGAGTCAGACCAAAAACCCTGGCAGCAAATGATTAACGAAGCTTCAACTTTGAAACAACAGATTCTTATCACAGCAGATAGCGCAGGCAGCATCCATTAA
- a CDS encoding dynamin family protein encodes MTLTQTATQHQYELFQKRRGILLSLIQRQLTLLRSLEMKVQEATLEKVEKRVHTETFKVLILGEFKRGKSTFINAMLGDEVLPAYARPCTAIINEVKWGDSKRALLHFSNVGNGTVKPPKEIPIEQIEEYVVIQDNVSEIHENSYDKVELFWPLQLCQNGVEIIDSPGLNEHDIRQKVTMDYLSSVDAILFVMSCEVLASQSEISFIDNNLRSMGHEDIFFICNRINQIRSKERDSIKAHAYSKLEQRTSRQREGIFFIDALGALEGRLDGDENRVYQSGVPQLEEEIAKFLTIQKGRIKILQPARELKGTIHQARQIIPERQQLLQIDLKTLEQRYEDAQEPLKALEAERYQIVARVSNFIADTKPFVQQKAMNLYRELIDKKIEEWMKDYEIKEPVQFFKMEWMPAQVEKVVEEVKNYLAERLEKEFASWQSVELQPFVASRLESLMTELDEKAKLFAGQAQDLRFELVSGNFESKQSINYKEAQVSLRERIFAAAGGFLIGDLASGAIGAVFGFQEMLKSLIPQMAIMVGTVIFAGFNPFILIPAMTIGGIAQGVLKMHSTNDKIKQGVTQEFINQLRTNSYQISEQLSDSVIKQMSKIKDAVDQELGKEIQSIRDQVSSILVEKQKGQANVDQKLMELAVIRQNLDAIDSELDELITQVAVL; translated from the coding sequence ATGACTCTGACACAAACTGCTACCCAACATCAGTATGAACTTTTCCAAAAACGGCGTGGAATTTTACTTTCTCTAATTCAGCGGCAATTAACACTATTGCGATCGCTAGAGATGAAAGTTCAAGAAGCAACTCTAGAAAAAGTGGAAAAGCGCGTTCACACAGAAACCTTTAAAGTGCTGATTCTGGGAGAATTCAAGCGTGGTAAAAGTACTTTTATTAATGCTATGCTGGGCGATGAAGTTTTGCCAGCCTACGCTAGACCTTGCACAGCTATTATTAATGAAGTCAAATGGGGGGATTCTAAAAGGGCTTTATTACATTTCTCTAATGTAGGAAATGGTACAGTTAAGCCACCAAAAGAAATTCCTATTGAACAGATTGAAGAATATGTTGTAATTCAAGATAATGTTAGCGAAATCCACGAAAATTCTTACGATAAAGTGGAACTTTTTTGGCCACTGCAACTTTGTCAAAATGGTGTAGAAATCATTGATTCTCCCGGACTGAATGAGCATGACATTCGCCAGAAAGTAACGATGGATTACTTATCTAGTGTTGATGCTATTCTATTTGTTATGTCTTGCGAAGTTCTGGCATCGCAGAGTGAAATAAGTTTTATTGACAATAATCTGAGAAGTATGGGGCATGAAGATATTTTCTTTATTTGCAATCGGATTAACCAAATCAGAAGTAAAGAAAGAGACAGCATTAAAGCACACGCTTACTCCAAACTAGAACAACGTACAAGTCGTCAGAGAGAAGGCATATTTTTTATTGATGCTCTTGGTGCCCTAGAAGGTCGTCTAGATGGAGATGAAAATCGAGTATATCAATCGGGTGTACCACAATTAGAAGAAGAAATTGCCAAATTCCTGACTATCCAAAAGGGAAGAATTAAAATTCTCCAGCCAGCCAGAGAATTAAAAGGCACTATTCATCAAGCACGGCAGATAATACCAGAGAGACAACAACTCTTACAAATTGATTTAAAAACTTTAGAACAACGTTATGAAGATGCTCAAGAACCGTTGAAAGCTCTTGAAGCTGAACGTTACCAAATAGTTGCTCGTGTATCTAACTTTATCGCTGATACAAAGCCGTTTGTACAGCAAAAAGCAATGAATTTATACCGAGAGTTAATTGATAAAAAAATTGAAGAGTGGATGAAAGACTATGAAATTAAAGAGCCAGTTCAGTTTTTTAAAATGGAATGGATGCCAGCGCAAGTAGAAAAAGTTGTAGAAGAAGTTAAAAATTACCTTGCAGAAAGGCTAGAAAAAGAATTTGCTAGCTGGCAAAGTGTAGAATTACAACCATTTGTTGCTAGTCGCTTAGAAAGCCTGATGACTGAATTAGATGAAAAGGCAAAATTATTTGCTGGACAAGCACAAGATTTACGCTTTGAATTAGTTTCTGGAAATTTTGAATCAAAACAATCAATTAACTATAAAGAAGCACAAGTTTCTTTAAGGGAAAGAATTTTTGCTGCTGCTGGAGGATTTCTTATTGGAGATTTAGCTTCAGGAGCCATTGGAGCAGTTTTTGGTTTTCAAGAAATGCTAAAAAGCTTAATTCCGCAAATGGCTATCATGGTTGGAACTGTAATATTTGCGGGTTTCAACCCATTTATTTTGATTCCAGCAATGACTATTGGTGGTATTGCTCAAGGGGTCTTGAAAATGCATTCAACTAATGACAAAATTAAACAAGGAGTAACTCAAGAATTTATTAATCAACTTCGTACTAATAGCTATCAAATATCTGAACAACTGAGTGACAGTGTTATTAAGCAGATGTCCAAGATTAAGGATGCTGTAGATCAAGAACTGGGTAAAGAAATTCAAAGCATTCGAGATCAAGTCAGTTCTATTTTGGTAGAGAAGCAAAAAGGACAAGCTAATGTTGATCAGAAACTTATGGAGTTGGCAGTCATACGTCAGAACTTAGATGCAATTGATAGCGAACTAGATGAACTAATTACGCAAGTTGCTGTTCTTTAA